In Topomyia yanbarensis strain Yona2022 chromosome 2, ASM3024719v1, whole genome shotgun sequence, one DNA window encodes the following:
- the LOC131685299 gene encoding cuticle protein 16.5-like, giving the protein MKLLITFFACIALTCAAPEFYGSHGYASHGYADHGFADHGYADHGYSYAYAPAAPVVKYAAAPAPVVQVVHAAPAIHAVAAPAPTIVKAAVPAATSYATIHQVHAPVVHAAPAVVKYAAPAPVVSYVQAPAPVVKYAAAPAYVHAAPAPYVKYGGFHGW; this is encoded by the coding sequence ATTACCTTCTTCGCCTGCATCGCGCTGACATGTGCCGCTCCCGAATTCTACGGTAGCCATGGGTATGCTAGCCACGGGTACGCCGATCACGGCTTTGCCGACCACGGCTATGCCGACCATGGTTACTCGTATGCTTACGCTCCAGCTGCTCCAGTGGTGAAATATGCCGCTGCCCCTGCTCCGGTGGTACAGGTGGTGCACGCTGCTCCGGCCATCCACGCAGTAGCAGCACCGGCACCGACCATCGTCAAGGCAGCAGTCCCAGCGGCAACAAGCTACGCAACCATCCATCAGGTGCACGCCCCAGTAGTACACGCTGCTCCGGCCGTTGTCAAGTATGCCGCACCCGCACCGGTTGTCTCGTACGTGCAGGCTCCGGCTCCGGTGGTGAAGTATGCTGCCGCTCCTGCCTACGTGCATGCTGCTCCCGCACCGTACGTCAAGTACGGAGGATTCCACGGGTGGTAG